CCTAAGGATAACCAGCGCAACCCATATTCTAAGTTTTCCACAGTAAACTTAAACTGAAAGCCTTGGAGCTGGGGTAAAAGTTGACTACGCCGTTCAATTGGACCCGCAACAATTTGGGGGAAAAAGGCAATAAAGTTTACATAATCGACAAAATTAATCGGCTTTTTCCGCTTAGAGACATAGGAATCAACAACGAAAGCCACCATTTGAAACGTATAGAAGGAGATGCCTGGTGGAATTTGCTGGAATACCGGTAGCGGAAACGTTTGTTTCCAGTTAGAAGGGATCGTAAACCCTAAACCGATCACATCTTCAACCAAGAAAGTTAAGTATTTGAAGTAAGCTAAAACACTGACATCAAAAATAATTAAGGTTGCCGCCACTAGATAGGCTTTCCAACCTTTATACTGCAACATAAACTTCACCATCAGGTAATTAAAGATAACCTGAAAGATGAAGATAATGAAGCTGGAGAAGCTAGCATTTAAGAATAAAATTAGGGACAGGAACATTAAGCCCAAGGTATCCAAATACCTTGGCCACAAGTTAAAACTTTTGCCAATGAGCCTAATTGTAAAAAATGGAACTGAAAATAAAAACAGAATCCACCAGAAAGAAAAATCGGAGAAGTTCAATGAGTGGCTTCCTCTCTTAACGCTGTGATCGGTGGGGTGAGACTTGATCTTCAACAGCTAAGGAGAGAAAAACCCCTCCTTAACTTCAAAAGTATAGCTGTCAGGGGAAAAATAAGGGTTCAGTTTACTTACCTTTAAAGAATCCACCCCAGCCTGATTTCTTCGTTTTTTCTGCTGGTGCCGCCTTGGCTTCTTCTCCCTCTGAACTATCCAAGTCAGAAATATCAAATTCAGATACTAAATATTGGGCTGCATTTTCAATGGTGGGGTGATCCCAAAATAGAGTAGAGGGTAATTCTACATCATCTAGATCTAGCCAATCTTCTAAGTCTCCCACTAAGGTTACCGCATCAATGGAATCTAAACCATAGCGAGTTAGAGATTCGCTAACATCAATTTCGTCTGGTTTTTTAGACAATACTTCAGCTAACTGGTTAACCAGCCAAGTTTGCAGCACTTCAACAGGTGATTGTTCAGTTTGAGTTTGTTCGGACGTAGAATTTTGAACTTGCATGGGTTGGAGTCTCCTCTGTTTAGAGAGTTGCTAGTTGGAAAGGAACAATAGAGAACATTTGTTTCTGTTCATACAGCTTAACGAGTTGCTGGGCAACGGTTTCCATATAGGGAGCAGGAACCGGATGCGATCGCCCGAAGGGGGCTAACAGTCGATTTAGGCTTAGAATCAGCCATTTGCCCTCAGCGAAAAACTCATCTAGGTTTTCCCGATTATAAACCCACATCTGCACACATGAAGCTGCTGCATGTAAGGTGCAATATTTTTTCGCCAACTCAAACAGTTCTGGGGATTGATTGTGACCATATTCAAAGGCTGAGTTAGCAATGAATTGATCGTGGGCATCAAGCTCCTCAAGAATAGCTTGAGTCAAGGCAATCACGGGTTCAATAATTTCTGGGCTGACTGCATTTTTCTCTTTCAGCATCTTAAGCTGGCCTAAAGTAATTTCTAAGCCTTGTAGAACATCATCCGCCCCACGGCCAACTAATTCTAATTTCTCTGGTTCAAACTTAGGAAGCTCTTGATCTAAGGCAAAGATCGTATTCAGACGCTGACCAATTTGTTCCATTTTAGTGTCATTTCGTCTGGATCTAGATTTAGAAATTTGACGAAATTGGAGCAGCAAGGCATGGAGATTCACGACACTACTGCCATCAAATACACTAATAATTAAATTGTCTCGTAAAACTTTCTGGAAAATCCCCGAATCATGTTCTTCACGCATATAGAATCGTGAACCCAACACCACGGAGATATCATTAATCATATTCTCCAGTTGAATGGTGACGAAATACTTGACGACGGCTGCCCAAACACTGAATTGTTGGGGGACAACATGAAATCCCCTAGCTGAGGCGATCGTTTCACACTCACAGATGAGAAGATCCAAAAATGCATTGACCAAAGTATGGCGGGGTTGGGGCATCTGGAAAACAGTTGTTCCATAAACCGCCCGTGAGAGGGCAAATTTTAGGGTAGTTCTCAAAGCTGTGTCTGCGGCTCCATGGGAAAATGCAGAACACAAGGTGCGCGTAATTTGGAATCCTTTCAGGGCTAACTCTAATCCGGCACCTTCTTCTTTCAAGAGCATATCATCAGGAACAAAGCAATCTTTGAACCCAATACCACTCATATCTGATGCCCGAATTCCATGGGTCAAAATTTTGGGCAAATTGTAATACTGATCGGGATTTAGACGGCTTTTCTCTACCATAAATAGGGACAGGCTTCTGGCTGCTGCACTGTCCTCTGTTTTGGCTAAAATGTAAGAAACACCAGAAATGGTTGCCCGGTTAATCGGCCATTTTTCTCCGTTTAAGAGGTAACCACCATCGACTTTCTTGGCACTGAGGTCTCCTCCTGTTAAATCAGCCCCATGTTCCCGTTCGGAATAACCAAGACACATGGCACCATTTTCATTTCTCATGTAATTCGATAACCAAGCTTTTTGCTCTGGAGTACCGGCCATCCAGGTAATAAATGACCAAAACATGGTTGTAAAGGCAATACCAATGGTTTGGTCTCTGCGACATAAGACCCGAACAATAGCAACAAACTCTTCAAAGGAGGTAAACTCACCCCCATATTGCTGGGGAACATAGTAGTTCTGAAGTTTCCAGTCATAGAGCCAGTTTACTTGCTCATGGGGAAATGCTTCTGATTCATCAATATCAACGACCTGTTTATAGGACATGATATTATCGGGAGATTCTGGATTCCCCAGAGCCTGTTCTAGCTTTTCAGCTAGGCAATATTGTTTCAGTTGCTGCATGGACTTTTCCAAAGATAACAGAATCAAGATTGAGATTGAGATTGAAGCTCGGAAGCAAGAGAGTCTACTTCACTTTGTAAATTGCGATAGGTAATCGAGAATTTGGGATTTTCACACCAGTCTGCAACCACGGTTAAGTTCCCTTCTAAGAAGTTGCTACGACAGGCTCGCCGTTGAATTTTGCCACTGGCTGTTTTGAGAATATTCCCCGCTTTAGCTAATACGATCGCATAGGGTTGGATTTCATGAATTTCAGAAATGGCCTGACGAATATCGCCCATGACTTTTTCTGTATCGAAATTTTGGGCTTTCCGTTTGACTTCTTGAACAATAACCAGTTGTTCTTGTCCTTTGGCTTCAATGGAGAAGGCGGCACCATAATCGGATCGCAAGTCTGGATGAAGTCCTTGCACCGTCCATTCCAGGTCTTGGGGATAGTGGTTTGTCCCGTGAATAATAATCAGATCTTTGATTCGACCTGTAATATAAATCTCTCCTTCATGGAGGAATCCTAAGTCACCCGTGCGTAGAAAAGGCCCTTCTTGGGTATCTTTAATATAGGCTTGGAAGGTTTCTTTTGTGGCTTCTGGCCGCTGCCAATATCCCTGAGCGACGCTGGGATCTTTGACCCAAATTTCCCCAACAGTTTGCTCATTGCATCGGGTTAAGGTACTCGGCTCAACGATCGCCACTTCAGTTTCACATACTAAGCGACCACAGGAGGGATAGATTCTTACTCCTTCTTCATCTGGTGAAGCCGTCACTACCCGATTTTGTTCTAGTTCGGCTGTATCTACAGGGAGAAATACGGGATCGGTGAGTTTGGGTTTTGTTGATACTAAGAGGGTATTTTCGGCTAAACCATAGGAAGGGGCAAAGGTATTCCAGCGAAACCCACAGGATTCAAAGGTTTCATAAAAGGTGCGCATGACTTCTGGGTTAATCGGTTCTGCCGCATTCCCGGCGGCTTCCCAAGAGCTTAAATCAAGAGTTTCGAGTTGCTTGGGCTTAACCCGGCGTACACAGAGGTGATAAGCAAAGTTAGGAGCTTGGCTATGAGTCGCCTTGTACTTGGACATGGCTTGCAACCACCGCAAGGGTTGTTTAATGAAGGAAAAGGGCGACATGATGTAGCAGGGGGTGGCGTTAAATAAAGGAACCATCATTCCTTCTACCAAGCCATAGTCATGGAAGTAGGGCATCCAGGTAACGCTGATACTGTTGGTATCATATCCACAGGCTCTTTGCAGATAGCCGCAGTGATGCATTAAGTTGCTGTGGCTAAGCATTACCCCCTTGGGGGTTGAGGTTGAGCCGGATGTGTATTGCAGGTAGGCTAGGGTCTCTGAGGTGACTTGAGGGTCTTCCCATTGGTTCGCAAGGTCTAGGGAAATGGTTGAGGTATCAATCCATTGCAGGGTTTCAAGTTCGGGAAACTCTTCCGAGCCTTCCGCCATTAAGGACTGAATTTGTGTCGTCGTTAGTACCAGAGAAGCTTGGGCATCTTGGATAATGGCTCGTAGTCTGGGAAGGGTGCGTTTGAGGCGACCAGATTCTGGAGGGGGAACGGGAATGGCGATCGCACCCGAATATAAACAACCGAGGAATGCCGCCACTACGTCTACCCCTTGAGGGTATAGTAACAGAGCGCGTTCCCCTGAGGCTTGATGCTGCTGCAAGTAAGCGGCGATCGCCTGGACTTGCTGCTGCAACAAACGATACGTTAATGGGTCTGTTTCTTTTTTACCATCCGCTAAAAATACATAGGCTAATTGATCTGGCTTGTTAACTGCCAAGTCCCGCAAACACTCAATTACAGTCGCATACTTGAGAGTTGGGGATATAGAGTTTTCCACTTCTACACTCATGAATACCGTTCCAATAGAGATTGAAGTCACAGGAGAGGATACTCTTGTGACGAGTTAGAGTTTTTACCTAAACTTTGCTTGGAGTACTTGATTTTTTAATCAGAATCTAAGTGGTATTATGGCACAGACCTCTTAGAGGTGTCATCTGTTCTAGAAGATCTTTACTAAAACTTTATAGAACCCCTTCTGTTGGTGGGAACCCATCATCGCTAGAGCTGTCATCATCCAGATTCTGGAAAGGCGACCCTTGCCACCCTGACCGCGATCGCACTCGCTCGAATGGGTAATGCGATCGTGAAAAATTGTAAACTTTAACCGAAGGATCGGGAAATGAGGGCAACTGTTGATACTTATTTGCAAAGGACATACTCAAGACGACTTGTAATATTTCTCTCTTTTATGAGGTATAGTTTGAAGCCTTAGACCCTAAGCGAGACAAGCTTTTGCCTATTACTAGAGTGCGAAGTTCTATAAACACTACGGTTTAGCAATCCATCCTTTGACTTCACTATCGAGGAGAGGTTTCTCTAGTTTCACATATTCACTTTTTGCCGCTTGCAAAATATGTTTCATCTGCACAGTTTCATCATTTTCTGCTGCTAGAAAAGCCGCATTGAGGGCAATATTGCGGATATTTCCTCCAGAAATACTCAGTTTTGCTAGTTTGTTCATATCTAAATCTTGAGTCGGCGTTTCCGGGGGGAAAATTCTGCGCCAAATTTCTGCCCGTTGTTTAATATCAGGAAAATTGAAAGGAACAATAAATCGAATCCGTCGCATAAAGGCATTATCTAAGGCTCCTTTGAGGTTGGTGGTGAGAATAGCAAGACCTTGATAAGCTTCCATCC
This portion of the Roseofilum reptotaenium CS-1145 genome encodes:
- a CDS encoding acyl carrier protein, giving the protein MQVQNSTSEQTQTEQSPVEVLQTWLVNQLAEVLSKKPDEIDVSESLTRYGLDSIDAVTLVGDLEDWLDLDDVELPSTLFWDHPTIENAAQYLVSEFDISDLDSSEGEEAKAAPAEKTKKSGWGGFFKGK
- a CDS encoding acyl-CoA dehydrogenase family protein, giving the protein MQQLKQYCLAEKLEQALGNPESPDNIMSYKQVVDIDESEAFPHEQVNWLYDWKLQNYYVPQQYGGEFTSFEEFVAIVRVLCRRDQTIGIAFTTMFWSFITWMAGTPEQKAWLSNYMRNENGAMCLGYSEREHGADLTGGDLSAKKVDGGYLLNGEKWPINRATISGVSYILAKTEDSAAARSLSLFMVEKSRLNPDQYYNLPKILTHGIRASDMSGIGFKDCFVPDDMLLKEEGAGLELALKGFQITRTLCSAFSHGAADTALRTTLKFALSRAVYGTTVFQMPQPRHTLVNAFLDLLICECETIASARGFHVVPQQFSVWAAVVKYFVTIQLENMINDISVVLGSRFYMREEHDSGIFQKVLRDNLIISVFDGSSVVNLHALLLQFRQISKSRSRRNDTKMEQIGQRLNTIFALDQELPKFEPEKLELVGRGADDVLQGLEITLGQLKMLKEKNAVSPEIIEPVIALTQAILEELDAHDQFIANSAFEYGHNQSPELFELAKKYCTLHAAASCVQMWVYNRENLDEFFAEGKWLILSLNRLLAPFGRSHPVPAPYMETVAQQLVKLYEQKQMFSIVPFQLATL
- a CDS encoding fatty acyl-AMP ligase → MSVEVENSISPTLKYATVIECLRDLAVNKPDQLAYVFLADGKKETDPLTYRLLQQQVQAIAAYLQQHQASGERALLLYPQGVDVVAAFLGCLYSGAIAIPVPPPESGRLKRTLPRLRAIIQDAQASLVLTTTQIQSLMAEGSEEFPELETLQWIDTSTISLDLANQWEDPQVTSETLAYLQYTSGSTSTPKGVMLSHSNLMHHCGYLQRACGYDTNSISVTWMPYFHDYGLVEGMMVPLFNATPCYIMSPFSFIKQPLRWLQAMSKYKATHSQAPNFAYHLCVRRVKPKQLETLDLSSWEAAGNAAEPINPEVMRTFYETFESCGFRWNTFAPSYGLAENTLLVSTKPKLTDPVFLPVDTAELEQNRVVTASPDEEGVRIYPSCGRLVCETEVAIVEPSTLTRCNEQTVGEIWVKDPSVAQGYWQRPEATKETFQAYIKDTQEGPFLRTGDLGFLHEGEIYITGRIKDLIIIHGTNHYPQDLEWTVQGLHPDLRSDYGAAFSIEAKGQEQLVIVQEVKRKAQNFDTEKVMGDIRQAISEIHEIQPYAIVLAKAGNILKTASGKIQRRACRSNFLEGNLTVVADWCENPKFSITYRNLQSEVDSLASELQSQSQS